The sequence CACCGGCGCAGTACCCAGCCCTACCATTTGCCCAGTTGTGGCAGTGTGTTTCGCAACCCATCGGCGGCAAAGGCGGGATGGTTAATTGAACATAGCGGATTGAAGGGCTACCAAATCGGCCAAGCCCAAGTTTCCCCCATGCACGCCAACTTTATCGTCAATCTCGGGGGGGCAACGGCACAGGATATTTATGATTTAATCCATCATGTCCAAGGGGTGGTGGCAGAAAAGTGGGGGATAGAATTACACCCGGAAGTAAAATTTTTGGGGGAGTTTCGCCGTCCCCCGGTTTGAATTTATTTATGGGCACTTCTAAGAATGGGTCGCAGGGGTGCTGTCCCCGTTTGTGGTTCTGGGGAATTTTTGTATGCCTACGGCACGCAAGCGAACGTTAATCAAGGGTGATTGCGATATGCTTCCCAATGCCAGGTGGAAACTTGGGGACTCCAGGGGCATCTAGCCAGCAAAAAGAGCAGTTTAATTCGTAACCGCCGGTTTGGTTTTGTCCTGCCGCAGTTCCACCAGGGGGGCTTGGGGGTCACTGAGATCAATGGCGGCAATCCGATTCAGGGGCACTTGCCGGGGTAAATTCCGCAGGCGGTCCAGGGCAACCAATTGCTCCGGGAGTTGTTGCAAATCCCCCCCCAGGCGAATCAAACCCAATTCTGTGTGCAGATGAATATCCCCGACCTGTTCCCAGTCAATCCCCGTGACCCGCACCGGACTCGCCATCACCGCCTGGTACACCTGGGGCCAAAGGGATTTTTGGGTGGGGTGCCAACCCGTCACCCGCAGTGGGGGAAAACGTTTTAACTGCCGCAGGGTCGGGCCATATTCCGCACTCAGTTGATTGCCCTCCCGGTCGAGAAAGCCCTGGTTTTGGGGGGTACAATGCCGTTGACAGACCAGCACCGCCACCGGATGCCGTTCTTCCACCCACACCTCGACCCGACTGGGAAACCCCTGCCGCCGCACCCGCACCTGCGCCACAATCGGTTCCTGCTGGAGTTTTTGGGTCAAAGTCGTGGGGGACAACTGCCAAAGGAATTGGGGGGATTCCAGGACTAACCATTTCCGCACCTGCGCCTCGGTCAATAGCCCTTCCGTGCGGATGGTGATTTGCCCCGGTTCCCTGATTTGCCACAGGGGATGCACCAACAGCCAGCCCAACCCCAAAGCCACCCCCCCACTCGCCAGGGTTTGCCAGACCTCTAGCCAAAAACGCCACTGCCTTTGACGACGCAGGGTTTGCCGTCGTTGGCGAAAGTTCATTCCTGCCGGAGAAGTTCTCATAAAATGTATTTAATCTTAATTCCCAGAAAATGTACAGACGCTGACCGTACTCCCGGCACGCTGAATCCACAATCCCTGGGGGTTTAGGGGCAATGCCTACGGATTTAGTTTAACATTTAACAATTTTTTATTAAAGTTGCCTTAATTTTTATCCCGGCGAAATCGGTTAACAATAGGTAGCGATACCTACGGTCGGGTCAAACGGGTACTGAGGGTTGCCGATGCACGGGTTTCTGGCGGGTTCCCTGAAGGTAGAGCGGGTGACGGTGCCCATCCGGGGTTTGCCATCGGCGTTGGCGGGGTTGCGGTTGGTGCAACTTTCCGATTTTCATTTTGACGGCCTGCGCTTGAGCAAATCCCTCTTGGGGGAAGCCTTGGCCACTGCCCAGGCGGAGCAACCGGATTTGATTGTCCTCACCGGGGATTACGTCACGGACGACCCCAGCCCGATTGGGGCATTGTGCGCTTATTTGGGGGAATTGCGGGCGACCTATGGGGTATGGGCGGTGCTGGGCAACCACGATATTGAATGGCCCGAGTCCCGGCAGGTAGTCACCCAAGCCATGACCCAGGTGGGGATTCGCGTGTTGTGGAACCAGGTGGCTTACCCGGTGGGCCAAGGGTTGGCGGTGGTGGGGCTGGCGGATTTTTGGTCGAAGGAATTTCGCCCTGCTCCAGTGTTGCAATCCCTACCCCCGGAATTGCCCCGCTTGGTACTTGCCCACAACCCCGATAGTGCGGAGGTTTTGCAACGGTGGCGGGTGGATTTGCAACTGTCTGGCCATACCCACGGGGGGCAGGTGGTGATTCCGGGGTGGGGACCCTTGCCCGCCCGTACCCGTACTTGGTTCCAACGGATACCCCGCTGGTTGCGCCGCTGGATTCCTTCCCCCTTGTTCAACCAAAACTGCGACCGGGTGATCCTGCATTGGGAATGGAGCGAGGGCTTGCATCGGGTGGGGCAAAATCAGCTTTATGTGAATCGGGGGTTGGGCACCTATTTGCCGGGGCGGTTGTTTTGTCCGCCGGAAGTCACGGTCATCACCCTGACGCAGGAAGCGGCAGTCAAACCGGAGGAGTCAGCGGCAGTGGGGGTTTTGGTGTGATTGCCTTGTCTGGGTAAAAGCCATTAAACCAAATCCCGGCGTTTTTGCAAAAAGGGCACCGCCACCAACATGACCAGGATCAATAGACCCAAATTGCGCCAACTGGTTAACACATTGGCATTGAACAACGGCCCATGATCCTTACGAAAGGTATCGAGCAAGCCTTCCGCTTCGTTGATGGAACGACTGCGCCGCTGTTGCCAATCCGTGAATTTATCCTGCCAAGCGGTGATTTGTTGCTGGTAGATTTTCATTTGGTTCTGATAGTCCCGCAGGGTATCCCGGAAGGTGGCAAAGGCCGCCGGGTCATCCGGCACCTCCCCTGGCTCGGCGGGTTTGGTGGGTTTGACTGGCTCCGGTTCATCCACTGCCGAATTGTACCGACTGCGAATCCCCGGAAATTCACATTGGCGAAACACATTAGCACCCAGACATTGACAGGTTTGTAATTCTGCCGCCGTCAAGGCTTTGCGGGCCGCCGCATCCTTCTGCCAACAGGGGTCCTGGATCAAATCCCGCCCCATCCCGGATAGGCTCACCAGGGCCTCGTAGGGCCAGCGGATCACCGACACCTGGGAAAGTAATTTGGCGCCGCCCCCCATACCCGTCACGGGCTGAATCCCGCCGCTGAAAATAATCATCGGCACCAAAAATAAAATACTCAGCAGGGGTGCCATATTCTGGTTTGGTGCCAGAGCGGAAACAAACAGCCCCATTACCATCCCGCCAAAGGTCGCCAGGGCAAAGGTGACATACATTTGCATGACTACGTCCCAACCGCCGGGAATGTCCACCGCTAATTTTTTCACAAGTAAAAAGACCGCCCCCTGATAAGCGGCAAATAGCACCGCCAACGACACCTTGGAGGCAATGTAGGGAAGCAATTGTAACCCCACCATCCGTTCCCGACGGTAAACCTCCACCTCCTTCACCAGGTCCCGCATGGTGGTCAATTCCCCGATCAATACTGCGATTAAGGCACTCACAAACAGCATGGTCATGGACTGGGCCGCATTGCCCGTGTCCGTGTTAAAAATATGCCGATCCCAAGCGATAAAATCCAACAGCCCCAGCAACACCGGGGTCAGCAAAATCAAAGCGAAACTGCCCATATCCTGTTGCAAAATCGCCACATTCCGGCGCAGGAGGATCAGAAATTGCCGCCAAGGGGAAATCCCCCGGTTCAGCACCCGCTTCTGGGGGGTTTGGGGCCGCAGACCAGAGGTTTTGGGCTTGACCATCTCCTGGAGGGATTGCTGCCGCTCCAGCACATATTGACGATACTGAGGCGAGGCTAGGTAGGCTTCCTGGAGTTGGATGGCCGTGGGCGCCTGGGGGTTCTTTTCCCGGTCCAACGCCCGATAAATGCCGGTAATATCCCGAATGTGAAACGGTGCCAAGGCGGTGGCAAAATTTTCCAGAAAGTAGGGCACTAATTCCTCCGGTGGGCCAAAATAGGCGACCCGGCCCCCCTCTGCCATATAAATCACCAAATCGCACAGGGCAACATTTTGGGTGGCATGGGTAATCAGCAAAATCGTCCGCCCCTGATCCGCCAACTGGCGCAGGAGTTCCATCATGTCGGTTTCCGTGCCGGGGTCAAGACCAGACGTGGCCTCATCCAGGAAAAACAAACTCGGTTTGGTGAGCAATTCCACCCCGATACAAACCCGCCGCTGTTGCCCACCGCTGAGGCTTTTCACCGGCACATCCCGCCGCTGGGTGAGACCCAATTCCGCCAGCACCTCGTTAATCCGCTGTTGCCGTTCCTCTGGGCGGGTATCGGCAGGCATCCGCAACTGGGCGGCAAAATCCAAAGACTGGGCAACGGTCAATTCCTCATGGATGATATTTTTCTGGGGCACATAGCCAATTTCACTGTGGTAGGCGTTGAAATTTCGGTACAAATCCACCCCATTCACCATCACCGTCCCGCCGGTGGCCGGGCGCAGACCATTTAGGGCATCCAACAGCGTGGATTTGCCGGAACCGGAAGGCCCCAAAATCGCCACAAATTCCCGGGGCATGATGGAAACCGATACCCCATTCAGCACCTTGGCACCGGATTTGACCACCTTGCTCAAATTCAGGGCATCCAGCCGCAGGTTCCCCACCTCGTTGGTCTGAACCAGGGTTTCGTTAATATTTAGTACTAATAAATGCGACCCAATCCGGATCGTATCCCCCGTCCTCAGGGTAAAGGGGGCGGTAACTTGTTTGCCATTGACGTAGGTGCCGTTGGTGGAACCCAAATCCGTCAGGACAAAGGAACCCTGCTTGCGCTCCACCCGGGCGTGGTACCGGGACACGGTGGGGTGGTGAATCACCAAGTCATTTTGGGGGTCCCGGCCAATGGTGAGCATCTGGCGTCCCCGCAGGTCCAAAATCGCCGGTTGGGCATCCACGAGGGGCAGGGGGTCATCCCCTAGCAGTACCGTTTTGCCACTGTCCCCCGGACTGGTTTGGCGGGTGGCGGGCTGGTCGGGCACCACCACTTGGTAGCCCAGGGTGACCCGGTTGCCAATGCTCAACACATCCCCGTTACGCAGTTCGTGCTGTTGCACCCGCTGCCCGTCATAGACCAAGCCATTGCTGCTGTTCAGGTCAATGATTTCGTAGCCGGTGGGACGACGCTCCAACCGAGCATGGCGACCGGAAACCACGCTTTCTTCAATGACAATATCGCAGGTGGGATGCCGCCCCAAAAGCAAGGATTCCCCCGTCAATGGCACCTTGCGGGTAGATTCGGGGGTGGTAATGACCAAAAAGGACAGGCCGGTTTGGGTCGGGCTGTCGGGGGGGGACGACATAGGGGTCATGGATAATGATTCAGCAACGGTCTATCGCTCCTCACACGTTTATTAAGGTATAACGAATCCCAGGCTTTTGGCAAAGTTCAGCCATCCCCCTCCCAAGCACTACAACAATTCCAGAAGATTCATGTGAATAACCAGGTTACTTAAAACCAGGAACGGGGCGATGCCCTCGGACTTTTAATTTTCTAAATTTAAAGTTTAACTCACAATTCAAATATGATTGCTACCGAGAGATTACCAAAATGCTGGATGTGCACCCCCGCATGGAGATTGGGCATCCGCTCAGCCAATGGGTGCTTTGGTTCACAGGGGAGGGGTCTGTGCCGCCTGGGCTACCATGTCCATCTCATCCTGCGCCAAAGTCGCCAAAAGGGCTTGGGCATCAGCACCATCCAAGCGTTGTAACGCCTGCGCCAGCCGCAACCGCACCTGCCAATCGGGATGGTTGACCAATGTCCCCAGATGGGGTACCGCCCGCATATCCCCCAAATCCGCCAAGGCACCAATTGCCGCCAATTGCAATAGGTCAATCTCCGCCGTCAAGGCTTCCAACAACAGGGGATAGGCACGGGCATCCCCCAACACCCCCAACCCGGCAATCACACTGAATTTGACCAACCACTCCGGGCTTTCCCGGTAGGCACGCTCCAAATCCTCGTAGGCTTCGGTTAACCCCAACCCCGCCAGGGCATCCGCCGCCGCCGCCTGTACATCCGCTTCACTATCGCCATACAACCGTTCCCGCAGGAGGGGCAGTAATTCCTGCTTTTGCGCCGCTGATAACCCTACCATATTCCCCAATTGGCTGACCGCCGCATAACGCACCCGGGCGTTGCGATCCGTGATCACCTCCTTGAGCAAAGCCATCGCCACCGCTGGTGCCAACTGCCGACATTGTTCCACCCCATGCAGACGGCGACCCCAATCCGCATCGTTCAATAGGGCTTGTACCGTTTCAGGAGCGGACATGGTTCACCCGACTCAACAGGGCGTGTAGTTGCTGAATTTCGCTCACGATACTCAGTAAAATTTTGTTTTGCTGATCCAATTGTAACTGTAACCGCTCCGTGCGAGCTTCCAAATGGCTCAGGCGATTTTCCTGGGATTCGCCCTGGGCATCCAATTCCAGCAACCGGGAGACGATTTCCCTTTGCACCAATCCCTCAATCCCCTGAATCAACAGGGTTTCGATATTGACTAATTTGTTCGCCAACGCCTGCATTTCCGTAGCCGCCACCGGAGCGGGCAAGACCTGAAATTCCCCGGTCAAGGCTTTATTGATATGTTGGTATAAATCTTCCTGTTGAAAAGGCTTTTCTAAAAAATCAAACCCCACAAAGGGCTGGGGCACTTTATTCACCACCTCATCCGGCAAACCGGACATCATAATCACCGGAATTTTTTGCAAAGTCACATCTTTTTGCAGAAGTTGCAGGGTCTCATAGCCGTCCAATTCGGGCATGACAAAATCCAGCAAAATCACATCCGGTTTATGCTCTTTTGCCAGTCGCACCCCCTCCCGCCCATTGCGAGCTTCCACCACCAGGAAGCGGTCTTCGAGCAAATCCACGACCATTTTGCGGATCATGATGCTGTCATCAATGACCAAAATGCGGTGTTTTTTGCCAATCATAGGGGTCATGGTTTTACTCAGATTTTGGAAGCTCCAACTTGTCCGTATTATACCCAGGGGTACAAGCTCAAGGAACAGTTTCCGGCAAACGGGCGAGTTGCACCCCCACCGCCAGCGCCAGCAACACCAAAAAAATCCAGAGTCCATCGGCACTAGGGCGGGGTAAATCCAAAAACCAGCCCCCCACCGGCGGCCCCAGCAAGTACCCGGCGGACCAACACAGGGAATTGACCGCCAAATAGGTGCCCCGCAGTTCCCAGGGAGCCAGTTGAGCCACCCAGGTGGAAGCCGTGGGCAGGTAAGCCGCCGTCGCCACCGCCAACAGGGACAACCCCAGCCAAGCCGGAAACTGGAGCAATCCCGTCAGGGCAATCCCCGCAAACCCCGCCCCCCAAAACCAGGACGACAGTTGCAGGGTACCAATCAACCCCAAAGGCTGGGACAGACGCACCACTGGAATTTGCAACGCCGCCGTCACCAGCACAAACAGGGTAAAAAAAGCCGTGATTTTCACATTGGACAATCCCTCCGTCCCGACAAAATTTTTCAAATAGAGGGGTAAGGCACTGTTGGTTTGCGCCAAAAAAAAAGTAAAAATAGTATTAATGACCACATAAACTTGCAGGGTTTTATCTTGCCTTAAAATTTGCCCCATGCCCTGCAATTGGCTGGTGGTTTGGCGCACCGGTTCTGTGAGTCCCACCGCCACAATCAGCCCAAACAGCAGAAAGCTCAACCCGTCAATGATAAACAACCAGCGAAATAATTCCCCCACCAAAATGCCCCCCAAGGCTACCCCCAGTCCCAACCCCACCGCATCGGCACTGCGGGTCAAGGCATAGGCGGTTTGGCGTTGCGATGGTGCCGTCAAATCTGCCACAGCGGCCTCATTGGCAGGCCAGTACAAACCCACCCCCAGCCCCAACACCAAATTCCCCAGGGTAAAAGTGACAAAATCCCCGGAACCGGCCAAGCCCGCACAGCCCAGGGCAGAAATCAGGGCGGCCAGGATCAACACGGGTTTGCGGCCAAAGCGGTCACTGCCCCACCCCCCGGCGATCCGCCCCGCAATGCCACTGAACGCCGTCGCCCCCAGCCCCACCCCCACCTGGGTCGCACTCAGTCCCACTTGATTCACAAACACAATCGGCGCATAAAACAGCGTAAAGCCGCTGCCCAACTGGGAGAGCAAGCGGCCGACGAAAAGAACCCAGATTTGGGGATGGAACACCCTAGAATCCCGCCCCCGGCTTGAAGCTGGGCACCACCAGGGAATCATCCTGCTTGGTCAAGCGGTTGTACAGACGTTCCGTGTTGGGGAAATTGGCCGCAGGCAGGGTGGGATAACGGCGGTAGGGCACCACATCCTCCCCAAACACCTCGGCGTATTCGGGACTCCCCACCATCGCCTCGATAAACGCCTTCAACCCTTGGCTGGCCAGGATTTGATTGTAACGGCGAATTTCCGCCTGATCCTTGGGGGCCCGTCCCAGGAAATGCTTGGTGCCCAATTCAATCACCTTGGTATTGGGATAGGGGGTGTAAAACTCCCGCAGATACAACTCCGACTGCCCCAACCCAATGATAAATTCCCGCACCGTGATTTCCCCATTCCCCAGGCGACTTTCCAAAGCGGTAAATTCATTCCCCACCACATAGGGTTCAATATCCCGCTCGAAAATTTGCCGGTAGGCCGCCCGCATCACCTGCCCCAAGGCCACCTTGTCCGCCGTGTTGGTCAGCTTGAAGACCTTGGTTTGCTCCCGCTCCTTGCTCACCCCCTGGTTCACCCGGAAGGCAATATCGGGAGCCGTCCGTAGGTTGGTTGGGGTCGCCAATTCCACAAACCGGGGCGTTTCCTCCGGCGTGACCGTCACCCCCAACTCCCCAATTGTCCCCGGGCGCAGACCCCGCAAGGCCAACCCCTGGGGCGTGAGATAGCGTTCGTAGGGCACCGTATCTTCGCCAAACACCTCGTTGTATTCCGGGCTTTCGATCAGGGCATCAATCAACCCATAAAAACCCTTTTTGGCGCAAATGTCGTAGTAGGCATTCAACTCCTGCCGCCCGTAGGTGGGACGACCAAGTAACCGCCGATGGATGTACTCAACCGCTTTACAAACGTACAGCTTTGTCCAGTACAAATCCCGGAACACATCCGAGCGAGCCAACTGGCGAATAAACTCCCGCACGGAAATTTCCCCATTTTCCAGCTTGATTTCCGCCACGGTTAACCGTTGCCCCTCATAGACCATCCGCCCAAACACCTGCAAGTAGGCCGCCCGAATCACCGCCTGCGTAGACACCTCACTAAACCGCACACTGGACTGGGTGCCTGCGGCTCGATTGCCCGTCCGGGGGGTTTGGGTCAGCTTAAACACCTTAGGCCCGAGGGAACCCGGTGCCTCCGCCCGTGCCTGGGGATTACTCACCTGGTTGGTGATCCCCGCCCCATTCCGGATCAAAATCCGCCGCACATCCTTGCCAATCGGGGCCGGAGCCGCCTTGGGACTGACCGTATCCTTCGGGAAAATCGCCCCAAATTGAATCTCCAACGGGTCATTCCCCACCCCGTAGGCATGGCGGTCGGGTAAAGGCCGGTCATACCCCGCAAACAAGGTCACAAACTGGGGCACCTTGCGAAACGGCGCACTGTAATTAAATAAATCAATCTGCGCCCCCCAATTGCGGCACTCCTGGGCTTCAATCCCCAACCCCCGCAAATAGGGCACAGTTTCCTCGCCAAAATAGTCCCCATACTCCCGGGAATCCACCAGGGCATCCACCAAACGGTTAATCCCCCCCTCGGAAATAATGCTGAAATAGCGGCTAAATTCCTCCCGGGAACCGATCCCCCGGCCCAGGAAATGGCGGAAGGCTAATTCCACCACCCGGCTATTCACAAACCGGTCCACAAACTGCTGGCGATACAGGGGGGATTTCCCCAACCGGCGGATAAATTCCTTCATGGAAATTTCCCCGTTTTTGACCTTCGATTCCAGGTCGGAAATGCCCAGACTATACGCCTTGACAATATCCCGCTCAAACACCTGCCGATAGGCCGCCCGCAATACCTCTTTTTTCTCTAACTCTGATAAACCCGGCTTCATGGCATAACGGGGTCGCCCCACCGTCGCCGCATAGTAAATTTGGGGCAATTCCAGCCCTTGCAAATCCCCAGAAGGACGCTGGCGCAACTTATTAGAAGGTGTGGGGGCAATAAATTCACGCAACACCACATCAAAATAACTTTTCACCATTTCTTGTATCTTGGGATCGGAACGGAAGTACCCCACCGCCGTCCGTTGCATCTCCTTAATGGCTACTACCGTTGCCGCCGTCGAACAGGCTCTTTCAATGATTTCCCGCAGGCCCCGCACATTCACCGTCAAAATGTTGGGGTCACCCGCCACCATCGCATAGGTAATATAGCGCAAAAACCAACTCAAATCCCGCAAGGATTTCTGCATATTACTGGCACCATAGCGGGAGATATTAATCGGTTGAAACCCCGGGGGAATATCCCCACCAGCGGTACTAAAAATATTCCGAATCCCCTCAAAAAATCCCCCTTGACTTTCCACATAAAAGGCCGTCCCCAACTTCATGGCCTCCTTGGTATCCATGCCGTTGGCATCCATCACCTGGGCATCCGCCGGTTTTTCCAGGTAGGCCATCGGCGAACCCCCCACAAAAATCCGGTTGGCCGCCCGGGACACGATCAATTCCGAATTGGTGGTCAATACCGTCGCCACCTCTAGCCGTTGTTGCCCCGAAGCCAAATAGGTTTCCAGTTGTTGCAACTCGGTTTGACTGGGGAAACGGTCTTCCTGCTCCGCCTGGGCAATCGTTTCCACCCCAACGGTGCGAAAAAGCTGGGGTTGCACCACCGGACTCCCGCCACTGGCCTTGACTGTCATGACACGGCTCCTCGATAACACATGGACTCTTCCCCAGTGATCATACCGGGCCGCGACCCCCATCTGAGAGCCAAGTAACGGTTTGTTACATTTCCCCTGAGCACCGAGATTGACCAAAATTTTGGAGAACCAAGGACGGGGATCACACCTCTGGGAACCGCTGATTGTGCATTAATCAAAAATTAACCAAAACAACCAGTTACGGTCAGATCGTGACGATGAAAAATCAAATTCCGGCTCATCAGGCAGGTATTCCCAACAGGAGAAATAGGGCACCAAAAAGTAGTAAAAAACCACTCCAAAACCACCCCCAAAATCTGTGGAAACTGGAAATACGGCGATTACCTAACCGTAGTTGAATCAAGTCCATATAGGACGCTAAACCCCGGCGGAACCAGCCCAGCACTTCCCCCTGTTGACCGATAAAGCCCTTGACTTGTTTGGCACCAAATAAGAAATTTCCTAGAGATCCAAATCGAGAAGCATAATGCAAAAATATCAACCCGGTTTTGTCCTGAAATTGCAGGTCAGAACCCCAGATATAACCACTGTCCCCCCGCCCGATCACTTGCCCTTCTAAACGTGCCGGACGTCCCCGCAATGGACTCGCATAGGGGTCAGACATGAGCGTGAGCACATCCATCGCCGGTGCTTGGCGGAAACTCGGATACATCACCCCCAATTTGAGCAGTCTTCCGAAGCCCCAGCCCAACAACCATGACCCCACAACCAACAAAATGACTTTGAACCAATGATTGCTAACCAGATCATGAGCCAGGAATACCGCCGTGATAATGCCAGCTACTAAACCTAAAAATCCCCCCAACCAAGGTGCGCCGTAAACCAAAATATCTAAAAGAAATCCCCCGTATAACCGCCCTTTGTCCAGGTAACGCCCCTCGCTGACAATCGCCCCCATATTAAACGCCGCCGACTGCCCCAACGCCTCCGCATAGTTTGCCAACGCCCGAATCCGTTTGCCGGTCAGGGGATGGGTCGAATTTAACTCCATCCAGGTCGCCCAGGGGTTGAATAAATCCCACAAAAATACCCGTCCCACCGC comes from Synechococcus sp. C9 and encodes:
- a CDS encoding FtsQ-type POTRA domain-containing protein; its protein translation is MRTSPAGMNFRQRRQTLRRQRQWRFWLEVWQTLASGGVALGLGWLLVHPLWQIREPGQITIRTEGLLTEAQVRKWLVLESPQFLWQLSPTTLTQKLQQEPIVAQVRVRRQGFPSRVEVWVEERHPVAVLVCQRHCTPQNQGFLDREGNQLSAEYGPTLRQLKRFPPLRVTGWHPTQKSLWPQVYQAVMASPVRVTGIDWEQVGDIHLHTELGLIRLGGDLQQLPEQLVALDRLRNLPRQVPLNRIAAIDLSDPQAPLVELRQDKTKPAVTN
- a CDS encoding response regulator, producing the protein MTPMIGKKHRILVIDDSIMIRKMVVDLLEDRFLVVEARNGREGVRLAKEHKPDVILLDFVMPELDGYETLQLLQKDVTLQKIPVIMMSGLPDEVVNKVPQPFVGFDFLEKPFQQEDLYQHINKALTGEFQVLPAPVAATEMQALANKLVNIETLLIQGIEGLVQREIVSRLLELDAQGESQENRLSHLEARTERLQLQLDQQNKILLSIVSEIQQLHALLSRVNHVRS
- a CDS encoding MFS transporter, whose product is MFHPQIWVLFVGRLLSQLGSGFTLFYAPIVFVNQVGLSATQVGVGLGATAFSGIAGRIAGGWGSDRFGRKPVLILAALISALGCAGLAGSGDFVTFTLGNLVLGLGVGLYWPANEAAVADLTAPSQRQTAYALTRSADAVGLGLGVALGGILVGELFRWLFIIDGLSFLLFGLIVAVGLTEPVRQTTSQLQGMGQILRQDKTLQVYVVINTIFTFFLAQTNSALPLYLKNFVGTEGLSNVKITAFFTLFVLVTAALQIPVVRLSQPLGLIGTLQLSSWFWGAGFAGIALTGLLQFPAWLGLSLLAVATAAYLPTASTWVAQLAPWELRGTYLAVNSLCWSAGYLLGPPVGGWFLDLPRPSADGLWIFLVLLALAVGVQLARLPETVP
- a CDS encoding FHA domain-containing protein: MSSPPDSPTQTGLSFLVITTPESTRKVPLTGESLLLGRHPTCDIVIEESVVSGRHARLERRPTGYEIIDLNSSNGLVYDGQRVQQHELRNGDVLSIGNRVTLGYQVVVPDQPATRQTSPGDSGKTVLLGDDPLPLVDAQPAILDLRGRQMLTIGRDPQNDLVIHHPTVSRYHARVERKQGSFVLTDLGSTNGTYVNGKQVTAPFTLRTGDTIRIGSHLLVLNINETLVQTNEVGNLRLDALNLSKVVKSGAKVLNGVSVSIMPREFVAILGPSGSGKSTLLDALNGLRPATGGTVMVNGVDLYRNFNAYHSEIGYVPQKNIIHEELTVAQSLDFAAQLRMPADTRPEERQQRINEVLAELGLTQRRDVPVKSLSGGQQRRVCIGVELLTKPSLFFLDEATSGLDPGTETDMMELLRQLADQGRTILLITHATQNVALCDLVIYMAEGGRVAYFGPPEELVPYFLENFATALAPFHIRDITGIYRALDREKNPQAPTAIQLQEAYLASPQYRQYVLERQQSLQEMVKPKTSGLRPQTPQKRVLNRGISPWRQFLILLRRNVAILQQDMGSFALILLTPVLLGLLDFIAWDRHIFNTDTGNAAQSMTMLFVSALIAVLIGELTTMRDLVKEVEVYRRERMVGLQLLPYIASKVSLAVLFAAYQGAVFLLVKKLAVDIPGGWDVVMQMYVTFALATFGGMVMGLFVSALAPNQNMAPLLSILFLVPMIIFSGGIQPVTGMGGGAKLLSQVSVIRWPYEALVSLSGMGRDLIQDPCWQKDAAARKALTAAELQTCQCLGANVFRQCEFPGIRSRYNSAVDEPEPVKPTKPAEPGEVPDDPAAFATFRDTLRDYQNQMKIYQQQITAWQDKFTDWQQRRSRSINEAEGLLDTFRKDHGPLFNANVLTSWRNLGLLILVMLVAVPFLQKRRDLV
- a CDS encoding HEAT repeat domain-containing protein, with product MSAPETVQALLNDADWGRRLHGVEQCRQLAPAVAMALLKEVITDRNARVRYAAVSQLGNMVGLSAAQKQELLPLLRERLYGDSEADVQAAAADALAGLGLTEAYEDLERAYRESPEWLVKFSVIAGLGVLGDARAYPLLLEALTAEIDLLQLAAIGALADLGDMRAVPHLGTLVNHPDWQVRLRLAQALQRLDGADAQALLATLAQDEMDMVAQAAQTPPL
- a CDS encoding phycobilisome rod-core linker polypeptide, which codes for MTVKASGGSPVVQPQLFRTVGVETIAQAEQEDRFPSQTELQQLETYLASGQQRLEVATVLTTNSELIVSRAANRIFVGGSPMAYLEKPADAQVMDANGMDTKEAMKLGTAFYVESQGGFFEGIRNIFSTAGGDIPPGFQPINISRYGASNMQKSLRDLSWFLRYITYAMVAGDPNILTVNVRGLREIIERACSTAATVVAIKEMQRTAVGYFRSDPKIQEMVKSYFDVVLREFIAPTPSNKLRQRPSGDLQGLELPQIYYAATVGRPRYAMKPGLSELEKKEVLRAAYRQVFERDIVKAYSLGISDLESKVKNGEISMKEFIRRLGKSPLYRQQFVDRFVNSRVVELAFRHFLGRGIGSREEFSRYFSIISEGGINRLVDALVDSREYGDYFGEETVPYLRGLGIEAQECRNWGAQIDLFNYSAPFRKVPQFVTLFAGYDRPLPDRHAYGVGNDPLEIQFGAIFPKDTVSPKAAPAPIGKDVRRILIRNGAGITNQVSNPQARAEAPGSLGPKVFKLTQTPRTGNRAAGTQSSVRFSEVSTQAVIRAAYLQVFGRMVYEGQRLTVAEIKLENGEISVREFIRQLARSDVFRDLYWTKLYVCKAVEYIHRRLLGRPTYGRQELNAYYDICAKKGFYGLIDALIESPEYNEVFGEDTVPYERYLTPQGLALRGLRPGTIGELGVTVTPEETPRFVELATPTNLRTAPDIAFRVNQGVSKEREQTKVFKLTNTADKVALGQVMRAAYRQIFERDIEPYVVGNEFTALESRLGNGEITVREFIIGLGQSELYLREFYTPYPNTKVIELGTKHFLGRAPKDQAEIRRYNQILASQGLKAFIEAMVGSPEYAEVFGEDVVPYRRYPTLPAANFPNTERLYNRLTKQDDSLVVPSFKPGAGF
- a CDS encoding metallophosphoesterase, whose protein sequence is MHGFLAGSLKVERVTVPIRGLPSALAGLRLVQLSDFHFDGLRLSKSLLGEALATAQAEQPDLIVLTGDYVTDDPSPIGALCAYLGELRATYGVWAVLGNHDIEWPESRQVVTQAMTQVGIRVLWNQVAYPVGQGLAVVGLADFWSKEFRPAPVLQSLPPELPRLVLAHNPDSAEVLQRWRVDLQLSGHTHGGQVVIPGWGPLPARTRTWFQRIPRWLRRWIPSPLFNQNCDRVILHWEWSEGLHRVGQNQLYVNRGLGTYLPGRLFCPPEVTVITLTQEAAVKPEESAAVGVLV